The sequence below is a genomic window from Natronorubrum halophilum.
CGCCGCTCTGACTGCGGCGAGGAGGTTCGACGGCCCGTCCGAACTGACCTCGTCCGGTCTGCGTTGTGCGCCGGTGAAGACGATCGGCCCGTCGGCGTCGCACGTCGAATCGACGAAGTACGCGGACTCCTCCATCGTATCGGTCCCGTGCGTGACGACGACGCCGTCCGCGCCGGCCTCGAGTGCGGTCTCCGCGGCGTCCGTGAGCGTCGCCATCGTCTCGAAGTCCATATCGAAGCTCGGTATCTGTGCGACTTCCTCCACCGTCAGGTCCGCGTGCGTTTCTACGTCCGGAACGGCTGCGAGGAGTTCCTCGCCCCGTTTGTTCGGCATCGCGCCGGCGTCCGCGTCCGTACTCGCGATCGTTCCGCCCGTGCTGAGCACGACGATGCTGGCTGGCATGATCGATAGTTTCGCCCCGCTCAATTATCTCTTTCGCGTGTGCGGGACGAGTGTGCACAACGAATAATCATTTCCAACTGTCATACGGTCAGTTGTGAACCAACCTCCAGTAAGAACACTTAATAGCAAGGGCTGTATGTTGACGTTTGTGATGGTAGACGGCATTAGCAGACGGAACTTCGTAAAGGGGGGAAGCGCAGCGACCGCTGCCGCAATCGCCGGCTGTGTGGGGGGCGATGACGACGTCGGCGAACGAAAAGCCCACGATGACGACGAGATGGGCAACGGCGAACGTCCGCTGCAGTGGATCGGCCCGGACTGGGCGATTAACAGCGAACAGGCGGACAAGATGACGGAGATGGGTGACGTCGAGGTCAATACCACTATCGCGACGATCGGTGACACGCAAGCCCAGTTGCTGGGCGGTGACGCAGAAATCACCGACGTAATGACGACCGACACGACGGGTGCCGGCGCGTTGACCAGGGACAATCCGAGTACGATACCGATGCCGGTAGACGAACTGGATAACTGGGACGAAGAACAGATTTCGGACCTGTTTACGAATCCGACGGAACGGCTCAGTCACCTCGGGGCGCAGGTCGAGACGGTCAACCGCGAGCTGTGGGTCGATGGCGACACTCGTGAGGAACTGCTGTTTTCACCGTACGCGTACAACTTCGACGCGATGGGATACAACCCGTCGTACGTCGATGACGTCTCGCTCTGGAGCGCCCTGTTCGACGAGCAGTACGAAGGGCGGACGATCGTCGGGGAGACCGCGGCGATCACCATCCCGCAGTCGATGATGCACCTGCTGGACAACGATATGCTCGATGCGGATATCGGCGAACTGAACGACCCGACGCAGGATCAACTCGATGCGGCGATCGATTTCTTGATCGAACAGAAAGAGGTCGGCCAGTTCCGTTCCACCTGGGAAGCGTACGGCGAATCGGTGACGCTCATGGCGGGCGAAGAGGCCGTGATCGGCGACCTCTGGCAGCCGGCAGCGATGGACGTCAGGCGGGAGGGTACTCCGTGTACGTACGCGACGATGAGCGACGGCGTCCAGGGATACCGATACTGGTACGGCGGCATGTCGACGCTCATCGGCGCTCGAGAGCGACGAAACGTAAGCGAGGTGCAGTACCTGTACAATAACGTTCATCTCGGTGCCTGGTTCCCCGGTTTTATCCAGGGGAGCGGATACTCCGTCCCGCACTACGAGAACGAAGAACTCGTTCGCGACGGATCCGACGAGTCCGGAGACGGAATGGGGCCGGAGTACTACGACTGGGCGTACCGTGGCGAAGCCACCTACGATTCGCTCGACGAACCGGCGCTCTTCGATCCGCTCGATTACGACTGGTCGATGGAAGAGGGAAGCCCGGACTCCAACGGCGGAACCCGCGACAGCGGTCCGATCGAAGAGCGAATCGACCGCATCGGCTTCTTCCAGATCTGGCCGAGCGAAGCCGACTACATGGTCTCGCGCTGGGAAGACTTCCTCGCCGCCTGACCCCGTCGAACCGCCAACTGAGTTTCCCGAAATCAACGACATTACACGACTGTTATGAGTTCAGAACCTAAAACCGGCCTCTCGCGTTTGATACCGACAGACAGAGACGATATCGTGACGGAAGTAACCGGTCTCGTCGCCCCGACCGTGCTCTGGTTCGTGGTGTTCCTGATCGTCCCACTGCTGGTGATTCTCTTCTACAGCTTTCTCACGTACGAATCGTTTAGCGTCGTCCAGGAGTTCACGCTCTCGGCCTGGGTCGACAACGTGATCACCTCCGGTGCGGTTCACAGCGCGTTCGTCAGGACCATCGGCGTCGGAATCATCGTGACCGCGATCACGCTCGTGTTCGGCTATCCCCTCGCCTACTACCTTCGATTCCACACGACACCGATGATGGGAATCGTCCTGCTGTTGTTCTTGGTTATTCCCTTCTGGACCTCCGAACTGATCCGGACGTTCGGCTGGCTCCCGATTCTCGGCCGAAACGGGGTCATCAACGGACTGCTGTTGAACCTCGGCGTGATCAGCGAACCGATGGGATGGTTGCTCTACTCTTCGTTTTCACAGGCGATCGGCTACCTACAGAACTACGTCGTGTTCATGGCCGCACCGATCTACATCTCGCTGTCTCAGATCGACGAAGGGCTCATCGACGCGTCCGAGACGCTGCGTAGCAATCCGATCCAGACGTTCCGAAACGTCACGTGGCCGCTGAGCCTGCCCGGCGTCGCGATCGGCTGCATGTTCACGTTCGTGCTGACGATCGGTAACTTCACCGTCCCGTCGTTCCTCAGCGGCGGTGCAAACACCGTGCCGACGTTGATCTTCAACCGGTACGGTCAGGGCCTCAACTACCCTTCTGCCGCGTCGCTCTCGATCACGCTTCTCGCCGTGATCTTCATCTTCGTGTTCGTCCTGTTCCGCGTCGTCGATATCGCGGATATCGCGAGTCAGGAGTAGGGACTCGAGTTCGCTTCGCGGCTTTTTCGGACTCGAGTTCGTTTCGATTCGGCTGTCACCCGATCAGTGCCGTCGCCGGTGAACCGACTCGTCACGCGCTTCGCTCGAGAGTTTCGCTGCGGTCGTCACAACTCGCCGCGAACCCCTTCTTCGAATCAGCGTCGGTTGCTCTGAGAAACGGTGCGAACCCGGCCGAAAGCAGATCCGCGAGCCCCGCGAGCGCCTCACTGGTGCCAGATGGTATCGTCTTTCTCCTCGAGATAGTCCTGATGCTTTTCCGCGTGCTCGTCGTAGATCGCATCGCCCGGTTTGGTCGGTTCTTTGGAGAACGTCGCGTCGAGCGTGTCGTCCACGCGGAGGATGCGTATCGCGACCTCGACGGCGCTGACGTAGCACTCGAGGCGGGTCGCTACCGGATCGAGTACGCCGAACGCGTACGGATCGCCGATCGTTTTTTCGGGAAGAATTAGCCCCTGCTGTGCATCGTCTTCGGCGTGCTCCGTTGCTTCTCGGAGATTCGCGACCGTCTGCATCGGATTCATGCCGGCGTTTCGCGCGAGCGTCGAAACGAACCTGTCGGTTGCGTCCGCGAACGCGTAGAGCGCCAGTTGTCTCCGGTCGTGTTCCGCGAGCGCGCGCTCTCGAATCGCCGTCGCCACCTCGAGTTCCGTCGCACCGCCGCCCGGGAGAACGCCCGGCGGAGCGATCGTCTCGCCGTTCGCGACCGCGACGGCCGCCGTCGCCTTTCTGAGTTCCGTCGTCGCCTGCTCGGCGACCTGTCCGTGAACGCCGCGCAGGAGGAACGTGACCGACTCCGGATCGTCACACTCGTCGAAAACGACCATGCGACGACGTTTCCGACGCCCCTTCCGTCGGTCGATCGTCCGTTGTTCGACGAGGCCGGCGTGGCCGAGGTCCGATGCGGTCACGTCGGTCGGATCGACGACCGGCGTCGCACCGGTCGCTCTCGCCAACTGCGTCAGTTTGAGTCGGTTGACACCGCGAACGCCGATGATCCCGCGCTCGGCGAGCAGTTCCTGATACTCGTCGCTGATCCCGACCCTCGTGACGACGACGTCGACGCCGGCGTCGACGAGACCAGCAACGACT
It includes:
- a CDS encoding extracellular solute-binding protein — protein: MVDGISRRNFVKGGSAATAAAIAGCVGGDDDVGERKAHDDDEMGNGERPLQWIGPDWAINSEQADKMTEMGDVEVNTTIATIGDTQAQLLGGDAEITDVMTTDTTGAGALTRDNPSTIPMPVDELDNWDEEQISDLFTNPTERLSHLGAQVETVNRELWVDGDTREELLFSPYAYNFDAMGYNPSYVDDVSLWSALFDEQYEGRTIVGETAAITIPQSMMHLLDNDMLDADIGELNDPTQDQLDAAIDFLIEQKEVGQFRSTWEAYGESVTLMAGEEAVIGDLWQPAAMDVRREGTPCTYATMSDGVQGYRYWYGGMSTLIGARERRNVSEVQYLYNNVHLGAWFPGFIQGSGYSVPHYENEELVRDGSDESGDGMGPEYYDWAYRGEATYDSLDEPALFDPLDYDWSMEEGSPDSNGGTRDSGPIEERIDRIGFFQIWPSEADYMVSRWEDFLAA
- a CDS encoding ABC transporter permease, which translates into the protein MTEVTGLVAPTVLWFVVFLIVPLLVILFYSFLTYESFSVVQEFTLSAWVDNVITSGAVHSAFVRTIGVGIIVTAITLVFGYPLAYYLRFHTTPMMGIVLLLFLVIPFWTSELIRTFGWLPILGRNGVINGLLLNLGVISEPMGWLLYSSFSQAIGYLQNYVVFMAAPIYISLSQIDEGLIDASETLRSNPIQTFRNVTWPLSLPGVAIGCMFTFVLTIGNFTVPSFLSGGANTVPTLIFNRYGQGLNYPSAASLSITLLAVIFIFVFVLFRVVDIADIASQE